A DNA window from Arachis duranensis cultivar V14167 chromosome 3, aradu.V14167.gnm2.J7QH, whole genome shotgun sequence contains the following coding sequences:
- the LOC107478583 gene encoding uncharacterized protein LOC107478583, with product MEIEGSQAVVANKVWNIVRVLFFMLRKGIAKSKLVMEFHSILKRGKLAGKALLNTLIFNHHHHHLTCRSHDTHLSFISPRLTTDYEFSCSNSPAVKVNRLRSTIKRTKHHSKYDDVSTLTAVQKVLDMLNNTDQNKVDASPLVTLPGFGKSPIGKQLRVTDSPFPLKDEGDNGQVDMAAEEFIRRFYKELNMQKKLALESPNYHNYYSTWDR from the coding sequence ATGGAAATAGAGGGAAGCCAAGCGGTGGTGGCAAACAAGGTATGGAACATAGTAAGAGTATTATTCTTCATGTTGAGAAAGGGAATAGCGAAGAGCAAACTGGTCATGGAGTTCCATTCCATTCTGAAACGAGGCAAACTGGCCGGTAAGGCTTTGCTCAACACCCTCATCTTCaaccaccatcaccaccacctCACGTGCCGCTCACACGACACACACCTCTCCTTCATCTCTCCCCGCCTCACCACCGACTACGAGTTCAGCTGCAGCAACAGCCCCGCCGTCAAAGTCAACCGTTTACGCTCCACCATCAAACGCACCAAACACCACTCCAAATACGACGACGTTTCAACCCTCACCGCCGTTCAGAAAGTCCTTGACATGTTGAATAACACTGATCAAAACAAGGTTGACGCTTCGCCTCTCGTCACATTGCCAGGGTTCGGTAAGAGCCCTATTGGGAAACAGTTGAGGGTTACCGATTCACCCTTCCCTCTCAAGGACGAAGGTGATAACGGCCAAGTTGACATGGCTGCCGAGGAATTCATCAGGAGGTTTTACAAGGAACTCAACATGCAGAAAAAACTCGCTCTTGAGTCTCCTAATTACCATAACTACTACTCTACTTGGGACAGATAG